One segment of Methanolinea mesophila DNA contains the following:
- a CDS encoding TfuA-related McrA-glycine thioamidation protein yields MQGIVVFLGPSLPRDEAAGILPASYLPPARRGDIPGAVEEGARLIGLIDGVFFQDCSVGHREILDAISRGVRVVGASSMGALRAAELDTLGMEGVGEVYRLYRDGTLISDDEVALVFDPETGIALSEPLINIRCTLRDAEKKKVVDSATGDRILSLARSVYFPERTWDRILELAEGQVDPGTLRRFSGFVTEHPVDQKRDDAIAALHRIREIGRELDLL; encoded by the coding sequence ATGCAAGGAATAGTCGTCTTTCTGGGGCCAAGCCTTCCCAGGGATGAAGCGGCGGGAATCCTTCCTGCCTCGTACCTCCCCCCCGCCCGCCGGGGGGACATCCCCGGGGCGGTCGAAGAGGGAGCCCGGCTTATCGGGCTTATCGACGGAGTCTTTTTCCAGGACTGTTCGGTAGGCCACCGGGAGATCCTGGACGCGATCTCCCGCGGGGTGCGGGTAGTCGGGGCCTCGAGCATGGGCGCCCTCCGTGCCGCCGAGCTCGATACCCTGGGCATGGAGGGGGTGGGAGAGGTCTACCGGCTCTACCGGGACGGCACCCTGATATCCGACGATGAGGTGGCTCTCGTGTTCGATCCGGAGACCGGAATTGCCCTCTCGGAACCCCTGATCAACATCCGGTGCACGCTCCGTGATGCGGAGAAGAAAAAGGTCGTCGACTCAGCAACGGGAGACCGGATCCTCTCCCTTGCCCGGTCCGTCTATTTTCCGGAGAGGACCTGGGACCGCATTCTCGAGCTGGCCGAAGGTCAGGTTGATCCCGGGACGCTCCGCCGGTTCTCCGGTTTTGTCACGGAGCACCCTGTGGATCAGAAACGGGACGACGCGATCGCCGCCCTTCACCGGATCAGGGAGATCGGGCGCGAACTGGATCTTTTATGA
- a CDS encoding YcaO-related McrA-glycine thioamidation protein, whose product MPFHLRPCRKAYANETQRTVPPEETLARVEKTMPAAGITRVADITSLDRVGIPVFSSIRPTAQNGAISVYNGKGATPVEARVSAMMEGLERYSAEVGDRKLRVARYSDLLGEGSRAIDPADLILPMRTDPDMAVPWITGFDLVSREEVFVPASAVFHPLPKEYAQLFRTSTNGLASGNTREEAVFHALMEVIERDAWSLVEVRRDTGPRVVGINDGLAGDLLSRFSSAEVEVTVKDITSDIGIPTIAAVSDDTRLRDPALLTIGMGTHTSARIAVLRALTEVAQSRLTQIHGAREDTTTADMRRRLGYERTRRLNRYWFDAGRDVEFSTLHSYDSDDFLKDICFSLDRLKEADLDRVIVTDLTRPETGVPVVRVIVPGLECYAMDQDRIGRRCTNARNSRLSGAKPSQG is encoded by the coding sequence ATGCCTTTTCACCTCAGACCCTGCCGGAAGGCCTATGCCAACGAGACCCAGCGTACCGTCCCCCCGGAAGAGACGCTTGCCCGGGTAGAGAAGACGATGCCCGCTGCAGGGATCACCCGGGTGGCCGATATCACCAGCCTTGACAGGGTGGGGATCCCGGTCTTCTCCAGTATCCGTCCGACGGCCCAGAACGGGGCTATCTCGGTGTACAACGGTAAAGGGGCAACACCGGTGGAGGCCAGGGTCTCGGCGATGATGGAGGGGCTCGAGCGGTATTCCGCCGAGGTCGGGGACCGGAAACTCAGGGTGGCCCGCTATTCCGATCTCCTCGGCGAAGGGTCCCGGGCAATCGACCCCGCCGACCTGATCCTTCCCATGAGGACAGACCCTGATATGGCGGTCCCCTGGATCACCGGGTTCGACCTCGTCTCGAGGGAAGAGGTGTTCGTCCCCGCCAGTGCGGTCTTCCACCCGCTGCCGAAAGAATACGCGCAGCTCTTTCGCACCTCCACCAACGGGCTTGCCTCGGGGAACACCCGGGAGGAGGCGGTATTCCACGCCCTGATGGAGGTGATCGAGCGCGACGCCTGGTCGCTCGTCGAGGTCCGCCGCGATACCGGTCCCCGGGTGGTGGGGATCAACGACGGACTGGCCGGAGACCTCCTCTCCCGGTTCTCGTCCGCAGAGGTGGAGGTGACCGTCAAGGACATCACCAGCGATATCGGGATCCCCACCATCGCCGCGGTCTCCGACGATACCAGGCTCCGCGACCCGGCGCTGCTCACCATCGGGATGGGCACCCATACCAGTGCCCGTATTGCGGTCCTCCGGGCCCTCACCGAGGTCGCCCAGAGCAGGCTCACCCAGATCCACGGAGCCCGGGAGGATACTACCACCGCCGATATGCGCAGGCGGCTCGGGTACGAGCGGACGAGAAGGCTGAACCGCTATTGGTTTGACGCGGGCCGTGACGTGGAGTTCTCCACGCTGCATTCCTACGACAGCGACGATTTCCTCAAGGACATCTGTTTCTCCCTGGACCGGCTGAAGGAGGCGGATCTCGACAGGGTCATCGTCACCGACCTCACCCGGCCCGAGACCGGGGTCCCGGTGGTCAGGGTGATCGTGCCGGGCCTCGAGTGCTACGCGATGGACCAGGACCGCATCGGCAGGAGATGCACCAATGCAAGGAATAGTCGTCTTTCTGGGGCCAAGCCTTCCCAGGGATGA
- a CDS encoding glutamate synthase-related protein has protein sequence MVHFRCEVCRQFEYDSERGNPKAAISPGTLPEALPEGWKCPVCSADKSHLLPFPGERVIAPISPVFRCPVCGATGVVEPATPPRASGRSTAEEIVPWERGPEEYLEDIREMAISGRSRLEPMRTRKRVISWDEILIKGAQIARIPLDAGHAVTTRTVIGPRARIPMVLEAPVIVSHMSYGALSREGQIAIARGSAAVKTAMGSGEGGILEDARREAYRYILEYVPNRYGITASNLRTADAVEIKIGQSAEPGLGARLRADKVTPEIARVRGYPPGVDIVSPATFPDIRSKEDLLEKVRWLREMSGGRPIGVKIAAGDIEADLTAVLFAEPDFITIDGRPGGTGAAPKFVKAATSVPTIFALCRAREFLDREGADGVSLVITGGLRVSSDFAKALAMGADAVAIGSAALMACACRQHRICDTGRCPEGVTTQDPLLRERFDIEKSAVRLENYLRVSIEELKDFARLTGNDDVHGLSIRDICTTSSEISGHTRIPHV, from the coding sequence ATGGTACATTTCCGGTGCGAGGTCTGCAGGCAATTCGAGTACGACTCCGAACGTGGGAACCCGAAAGCCGCGATATCTCCGGGCACCCTCCCCGAAGCACTACCCGAGGGCTGGAAATGCCCGGTATGTTCCGCCGACAAGTCTCATCTCCTGCCATTCCCCGGGGAACGTGTGATCGCCCCGATATCACCTGTCTTCAGGTGTCCTGTATGCGGGGCAACGGGTGTGGTGGAGCCCGCCACCCCGCCCCGGGCCTCGGGGCGGTCGACCGCTGAAGAAATAGTCCCCTGGGAAAGAGGACCTGAGGAATATCTTGAGGATATCCGCGAGATGGCGATATCGGGGAGATCCCGGCTCGAGCCTATGCGAACAAGGAAACGGGTCATTTCATGGGATGAGATCCTAATAAAAGGGGCCCAAATCGCGAGGATACCCCTCGATGCCGGGCACGCTGTCACAACGCGGACAGTAATTGGTCCGCGGGCACGGATCCCGATGGTCCTCGAGGCACCGGTTATCGTGAGCCATATGTCGTACGGAGCCCTCTCCAGGGAGGGGCAGATCGCGATCGCCCGGGGGAGCGCGGCGGTGAAGACCGCCATGGGTTCCGGAGAGGGGGGGATCCTGGAAGATGCGAGGCGGGAGGCATACCGCTACATCCTCGAGTATGTCCCTAACCGGTACGGAATCACTGCATCGAACCTCAGAACCGCGGATGCCGTGGAGATCAAGATAGGGCAGTCAGCGGAACCGGGCCTGGGCGCCCGCCTGCGGGCCGACAAGGTGACCCCTGAGATCGCCCGGGTCCGGGGATATCCGCCGGGGGTCGACATCGTCAGCCCGGCGACGTTCCCGGACATACGCTCAAAAGAGGACCTCCTGGAGAAGGTGCGCTGGCTCCGGGAGATGTCAGGCGGAAGGCCGATCGGGGTAAAGATCGCCGCGGGGGATATCGAGGCCGACCTCACGGCGGTACTCTTCGCGGAACCGGATTTCATCACCATCGACGGGAGGCCGGGAGGGACCGGGGCTGCCCCCAAGTTCGTAAAGGCCGCGACTTCGGTCCCAACCATCTTTGCACTCTGCAGGGCCCGCGAGTTCCTCGACAGGGAGGGGGCGGACGGCGTATCCCTGGTGATCACGGGGGGTCTGCGGGTCTCGTCGGATTTTGCGAAAGCGCTTGCAATGGGAGCGGACGCTGTCGCCATCGGGAGCGCGGCCCTGATGGCCTGCGCCTGCCGCCAGCATCGCATATGCGACACCGGGAGATGCCCGGAAGGGGTGACCACCCAGGACCCGCTGCTGCGGGAGAGATTCGATATAGAAAAATCGGCCGTACGACTGGAGAACTACCTGAGGGTATCAATCGAGGAGCTGAAGGATTTCGCCCGGCTTACGGGAAACGACGACGTCCACGGGCTCTCCATCAGGGACATCTGCACGACCAGCTCGGAGATCTCCGGGCATACCCGGATACCTCACGTCTGA